The following are from one region of the Penaeus vannamei isolate JL-2024 chromosome 28, ASM4276789v1, whole genome shotgun sequence genome:
- the LOC138867132 gene encoding uncharacterized protein, producing MESLPRNPLLGIPFLESPSWNPLFGIPISESPPWNPHFGIPALESPPWNPHLGISTLKSPLWNPRLGMPTLESPPWNAHFGIPALESPLRNPRLGIPTLKSQPWNPCLGIPTSESPPWNPRLGIPTSESPPWNPLLGIPALESPLWNPHLGIPALESPLWNPRLGIPTLECPLWNPRLGIPASKSPPWNPHFEIPTLESLPWNPHLGIPALKSPPRNPHLEIPALESPPRYPHLGIPALNSPPRNPRKKPPPLATREQTSGEASRRRPRALTETNRSGFKGPNGS from the coding sequence ATGGAATCCCTACCTCGGAATCCCCTTCTTGGAATCCCCTTCTTGGAATCCCCTTCTTGGAATCCCCTCTTTGGAATCCCCATCTCGGAATCCCCGCCCTGGAATCCCCACTTTGGAATCCCCGCCTTGGAATCCCCACCTTGGAATCCCCACCTTGGAATCTCCACCTTGAAATCTCCACTTTGGAATCCCCGCCTTGGAATGCCCACTTTGGAATCCCCGCCTTGGAATGCCCACTTTGGAATCCCCGCCTTGGAATCCCCGCTTCGAAATCCCCGCCTTGGAATCCCCACTTTGAAATCCCAACCTTGGAATCCCTGCCTTGGAATCCCCACCTCGGAATCTCCGCCTTGGAATCCCCGCCTTGGAATCCCCACCTCGGAATCTCCGCCTTGGAATCCCCTTCTTGGAATCCCCGCCTTGGAATCCCCTCTTTGGAATCCCCATCTCGGAATCCCCGCCCTGGAATCCCCACTTTGGAATCCCCGCCTTGGAATCCCCACCTTGGAATGCCCACTTTGGAATCCCCGCCTTGGAATCCCCGCTTCGAAATCCCCGCCTTGGAATCCCCACTTTGAAATCCCAACCTTGGAATCCCTGCCTTGGAATCCTCACCTTGGAATCCCCGCTTTGAAATCCCCTCCTCGGAATCCCCACCTTGAAATCCCCGCTCTGGAATCCCCTCCTCGGTATCCCCATCTCGGAATCCCCGCCCTGAATTCCCCGCCTCGGAATCCCCGCAAGAAACCTCCTCCCTTGGCGACACGCGAGCAGACTTCAGGGGAGGCTTCGCGGAGACGACCTCGGGCGCTGACTGAAACTAATCGCAGCGGATTTAAGGGGCCTAATGGGTCGTAG